The genomic window GACTCAATATGGACGTAGACATCGCTGAGAAACTCTGAGGGGAGATGCGCCACAAGTGAAAAgaaggagcacttgagccgcAGAGTGCCCTTGAATATCGACTCTTGGGACGGCTGATGTATCCACAGAGAGTTTGCATACATGCCCACCCAACTCTGAGAAAAAGCCTCATGCAGTGTTGCAATACGTTTCCGTTTAGCCGAAAGATTCCATGGCTCCACGGGGTGTTGGGTTTATCATGtcgggtacggagtacttggtgCGCAAAGACGGCGACCAAAGAAGCATTCACGCGATGGAACCTCGCCCAGCCACAACCCTAGAACTATCAAGCTAGATGATTCTGTATTATGCATTCTTTCGTCAACAGATTTGCATTCGAGGTGTTTTTCTGCACGGACTAAATCGCCATCATACAAAGGTTTGGCTGCCGGGCAAGACCTTTGGGCCACGCCTCCTTCACAAATCCACAGATCGAGACTGAAACCTCTATGCACTGATACCCAAAATCCACCTATATGCTCATCAGTTACACTGGCTCATGCAGAGATTGTCTTGTAATTGCCCCTTCAAGTCCATTGCATGCGCTGACGTACCTCGATGCAGCATCCAAGGCCTACTACTGTCCGTTTCATTGGACCAAAGCGAAAGTAGGTGGTTGCTGTTGGGCCAGTCTGTCAGTTGCAGGGTGAGACGTGATATTTTTGCTCACTATATCTTGGTCTGTCAACAATAGACCCTGTATGCTGTCCAACAACAAGGCAGATGACTCTCGTGTCGCCTTGTTCCAATGGCATCCTGGCTGTGCTTTCGCCACTCGAGCCATACAACAACCAAGCTTTGCGTTTTCTCGCTTTTCAGCTATAGTATTTGCGCTCAAGATATTATGTCCTGGCAGCCTTTGGATTTCGAGCATTTCATCTCGCTCAGCATCCCACTCTCTCCCATCATATTTCAGGAACCCAGGCTCTTCCCATTTCCAGTTATTCAGTATTCTCAGTAGTGAATCGCCGCATGAATCACCATGTATGAGTCCAAGGACTATACTATTGGCTGGATTTGCGCCTTGGAAACCGAGTTCGTAGCCGCCCAGGAGTTCCTCGATGAGGAGCATGAAGTACCAGCAcacctcgccctcgccgatGATAACTTTTATAAACTCGGTAGAATGGGAAAACATAATGTTGTCATTGCCATCTTGCCAGATAGGGAGTATGGCAAGTCCTCCGCAGCAGTCGTCGCAAACCACATGCAACATTCCTTCCCGAGCGTTAGGGTCGGCCTGATGGTCGGTATCGGCGGTGGTGCCCCCAGTATAAAGAATGACGTTAGGTTAGGCGACATCGTTGTGAGCAGCCGACGGGACGGAAAAGGCGGAGTGGTACAGTACGATTATGGAAAGGCAGTCCAAGGTTGCGAGTTTGCCATCACGGGGCATTTGGACCAGTCGCCCGCGTCGTTGGCAAAAGCAGTAACCGCGATAAAGGCTGAATACGACAGGAAGGGCAACCGAATTGCCCTTAATGCCAAGGAAGCACTCAATAATATTGATAACAAAGACAAATACCGCTGCCCGTCGGCCACGAGTGACCGGCTGTACCGCTCCTCCTTCACACACCCCCTGGACAAGCTCGGAGAAGATTGCAGTCTGGTGTGCGGCGATGATGCATCTAACCTGATAGCTCGAGCCCAGCGCAAaaaaggcggcggcggcctaGTAGTTCATTACGGACTCATCGCTTCTGCGGATACCTTGATGAGAGATGCTATTATTCGGGATAAGTGGGCGGCGAAAGAGAATATCCTCTGCTTTGAGATGGAAGCCGCTGGCCTGATGAATCACTTTCCGTGCATAGTTATCCGAGGAATATGTGACTATGCTGATTCTCATAAAAATGATCAGTGGCAGGGATATGCAGCCCTGGTAGCGGCGGCATACGCGAAGGATCTCATCTCTTTTATACATCCCAAGCAGGTGCTCAACGAGCCGCCAATCAAAGAGTGGGCTACAAATTGTAAGTCGTCCATGAATAATTGTTGCCGCtcctattaattaatatcAGTACTTAGTTGTATATCGACTTCACGGCAAGAAGTTGGCCAACTAAGGCACGGGGTCGAATATAGGGAACAAGAACAAATTCTTCAATGGATCACAGAAACAGATTACACTACTCATTTTAACACTTGCATGACCAAGTGGGAACCTGGTACTGGTGAATGGTTTCTGAAGTCACCCAAATTTCAGGCATGGTTTCAAGGCGATAAAAGGACTTTATTCTGCGAAGGTATCCCGGGGGCGGGGAAAACGATTCTTGCGTCGGTTGCCATACAAGAGATCATCAAGTGCGCCCGACAGGGCAACAAGATTGGACTGGCTTATATCTACTGCATTTCCCAACAAAAACATCAACAAAGCAGCTACTATTTCCTTGCCAGCCTCGTGAAGCAGTTGGCTCAGACTCGATCACCCTCCCCGCAAAACATAAAGAACCTACACAAAAACCATACAATTGCGCACAAAAAAACACGGCCATCTTATAATGAACTCTTGACAGCTCTTGAGCAGCTTGCTGCCGCATATTCAAAGGTGTTCATTATTATAGACGCGCTTGCTATAGAGATGGGCCAAGTCAAACTAGACGAAGGTAATACAGAGGCTATTACGATAATATCGTCTGCCTGTGTGGGTTTAGTCATGGTTGACGAACAGACTAGCATTATTTGCCTAGTTCATGAAACGACACGACAGTACTTGGCGAGCCACATGTGTTGTATCAACCCACGGAACAATTCGAGTGCTGCAGAGAAGGACCATGAGATTTGCAATAGCTGGACGAGCTCTCTGGCCATGAAGAATGCACATAGGATCATGGCAAATATCTGTCTTGACTATCTTTTCTTGCAAGACTTTGACAAGCAAGCATCTCCATCACAAGATCTTTTCTCGCAGTACCCGTTCTGCAAGTACGCGATATCGAATTGGGGCCTCCATGCTCGTGgcgcagaggaagaggagctGGAACTGCGGCTTCTCGGTAACCAAGCCAAAGTATATGCCTTGGGTCGACTGTTGTTGAATAGAATGAAGACACCCATAGTTCAATACTTGGATATGGTGAGGCGCTGCCGGAAGGGCAAAAGGAAGTCGCATACATGCATGACTAGCATCCACGTCACGGCATTCTTGGGACTTGCCAAGATAACAGCGCAACTGATAAGGCAGGGATGCGACGTAAATGGCTTTAGAGGCAACGAAGAGAACGAACATTGGCCGCCGCTGTGTTTAGCagccaacaatggccacgTAGCGACcgtggagctgctgctgaggaGCGGTGCCAACGTCAACCAGGCATACAACAATCTCACGGCATTATCTTGTGCCGCATACCAAGGGCACGAGGCAATTGCCAACATGCTGCTGCGGAATGGCGCCGACTTGGGCTCAGTGGACCCGAGTTGCAATTACACACCACTCATGTCTGCCATCGATGGTGGACAGCCGGCGACGTGTAAGCTCTtgctcgacgagggcgacggctTGGAG from Metarhizium brunneum chromosome 2, complete sequence includes these protein-coding regions:
- the ANKRD17_1 gene encoding Ankyrin repeat domain-containing protein 17 — protein: MYESKDYTIGWICALETEFVAAQEFLDEEHEVPAHLALADDNFYKLGRMGKHNVVIAILPDREYGKSSAAVVANHMQHSFPSVRVGLMVGIGGGAPSIKNDVRLGDIVVSSRRDGKGGVVQYDYGKAVQGCEFAITGHLDQSPASLAKAVTAIKAEYDRKGNRIALNAKEALNNIDNKDKYRCPSATSDRLYRSSFTHPLDKLGEDCSLVCGDDASNLIARAQRKKGGGGLVVHYGLIASADTLMRDAIIRDKWAAKENILCFEMEAAGLMNHFPCIVIRGICDYADSHKNDQWQGYAALVAAAYAKDLISFIHPKQVLNEPPIKEWATNLLSCISTSRQEVGQLRHGVEYREQEQILQWITETDYTTHFNTCMTKWEPGTGEWFLKSPKFQAWFQGDKRTLFCEGIPGAGKTILASVAIQEIIKCARQGNKIGLAYIYCISQQKHQQSSYYFLASLVKQLAQTRSPSPQNIKNLHKNHTIAHKKTRPSYNELLTALEQLAAAYSKVFIIIDALAIEMGQVKLDEGNTEAITIISSACVGLVMVDEQTSIICLVHETTRQYLASHMCCINPRNNSSAAEKDHEICNSWTSSLAMKNAHRIMANICLDYLFLQDFDKQASPSQDLFSQYPFCKYAISNWGLHARGAEEEELELRLLGNQAKVYALGRLLLNRMKTPIVQYLDMVRRCRKGKRKSHTCMTSIHVTAFLGLAKITAQLIRQGCDVNGFRGNEENEHWPPLCLAANNGHVATVELLLRSGANVNQAYNNLTALSCAAYQGHEAIANMLLRNGADLGSVDPSCNYTPLMSAIDGGQPATCKLLLDEGDGLETRKTQDETCMSGCTESIQVPQAELLFRAVSGNHLAVVKLLVQEGANMDGALVIAATWGHYRICKFLIESGAHVNSVWKGQTPLQAACLSDNVDARSIVRLLIDSGADSHRQGHCPDLVGTPLEIAVRRDNVLEVDCRLFRRVKTKSWTDSPCCLAQVSKQNRIQRERRGSALIRSPRGLSPHKQALISDISHKRDALQPGNRHKKEVLKPSTRLKRDPEYYGPLADCMDGVQYSDNIMRGRAGTRVEWEVEAKPGVETSQENWDKFVNGI